One genomic window of Polyangium aurulentum includes the following:
- a CDS encoding serine/threonine protein kinase: MSAETSSQGPLFAGKYRFIRMLGKGAMGEVWLAEEEGPRNFRRRVAVKRLLSVGDLGDYATDSFVAEAQVIARLDHPNVVRLIELGNSEGGLYLVLEFVDGAALDRIYKRTGAMSPAAVAYLGREVARALEAVHGMCDDAGQNYGVVHRDVTPSNILVARDGRVRLSDFGVARISGLGGEKTETGVFKGKLPYMPPEQARGEPFDGRADVFALGVSLFEGLCGKRLRRAETQTQLLMMISREPLPRVRELVPSAPELLVAALDRACELNASGRPDAGDLAVMFDDALRQLGPGALKEAQAELRARVEQVAGAPAGSPGSPSAQRASALPQGPREWSMPLGTGAGPGSMAQQSAAPGTGAGGWRGPEMPGQHARGSAPPGTGSGSYGSAPSTGSLQGGAYPPGSYPPGHPGFGPPSGVTNVASFSDASGNPAGRRRGWVIPVVALSGFMVLGGVLAFVMLSRRTPDAPLTSSSAAPAPTVVEAAPQPTAAPLAVAAPSAEPAEIDLDEPAPQPSNAPVTGVAIPHGTRPVTTGRPPSATTSATASAADEGNEPGTLHVSVSPWADVSVDGRAMGTTPLAPMSLAPGPHSVVLRNSELGASRSISVTIKPGKPTQVRVDLRRTE; the protein is encoded by the coding sequence GAGGAGGGGCCGCGCAACTTCCGCCGCAGGGTCGCGGTCAAGCGCCTCCTGTCCGTGGGCGACCTCGGTGACTACGCGACCGACTCGTTCGTCGCCGAGGCGCAGGTGATCGCGCGGCTCGATCATCCGAACGTGGTGCGGCTGATCGAGCTCGGCAACTCCGAGGGCGGGCTCTACCTGGTGCTCGAGTTCGTCGACGGCGCCGCGCTCGATCGCATCTACAAGCGCACCGGCGCGATGTCGCCGGCCGCGGTCGCGTACCTCGGCCGCGAGGTGGCGCGCGCGCTCGAGGCGGTGCACGGGATGTGCGACGACGCGGGGCAGAACTACGGCGTCGTGCACCGCGACGTGACGCCCTCGAACATCCTCGTCGCGCGCGACGGGCGCGTGAGGCTGTCGGACTTCGGCGTCGCGCGCATCTCGGGGCTCGGCGGCGAGAAGACCGAGACGGGCGTCTTCAAGGGCAAACTGCCGTACATGCCGCCCGAGCAGGCGCGGGGCGAGCCGTTCGACGGGCGCGCCGACGTGTTCGCGCTCGGCGTCTCGCTCTTCGAGGGTCTCTGCGGCAAGCGCTTGCGGCGCGCGGAGACGCAGACGCAGCTCCTGATGATGATCTCGCGCGAGCCCTTGCCGCGCGTGCGCGAGCTCGTGCCCAGCGCGCCGGAGCTGTTGGTGGCTGCGCTCGATCGCGCCTGCGAGCTCAACGCGAGCGGGCGTCCGGACGCGGGCGATCTCGCAGTGATGTTCGACGATGCGCTGCGCCAGCTCGGCCCGGGCGCGTTGAAGGAGGCGCAGGCAGAGCTGCGGGCGCGCGTCGAGCAGGTGGCGGGGGCGCCTGCGGGCAGCCCGGGGTCGCCGAGCGCGCAGCGGGCGAGCGCGCTCCCGCAGGGGCCTCGCGAGTGGAGCATGCCGCTCGGCACGGGCGCGGGTCCGGGCTCGATGGCGCAGCAGAGCGCGGCGCCGGGCACGGGAGCGGGCGGGTGGCGTGGACCGGAGATGCCGGGGCAGCACGCACGCGGGAGCGCGCCGCCGGGCACGGGCTCGGGCAGCTATGGCTCGGCGCCCTCGACGGGCTCGCTGCAAGGGGGCGCGTATCCCCCTGGATCGTATCCGCCTGGCCATCCTGGCTTCGGTCCTCCGAGCGGCGTGACGAACGTCGCGAGCTTCTCGGACGCGTCGGGCAACCCCGCCGGACGGCGGCGAGGGTGGGTGATCCCGGTGGTCGCGCTGTCGGGCTTCATGGTGCTCGGCGGCGTGCTCGCCTTCGTGATGCTCTCGCGCCGCACGCCGGACGCGCCCCTCACGTCGAGCTCTGCCGCGCCCGCGCCGACCGTGGTGGAAGCTGCGCCGCAGCCGACCGCGGCGCCTTTGGCCGTCGCAGCGCCGAGCGCCGAGCCCGCCGAGATCGACCTCGACGAACCGGCCCCGCAGCCGAGCAACGCGCCAGTGACGGGCGTGGCGATCCCGCACGGCACGCGGCCCGTGACGACGGGGCGGCCGCCGAGCGCGACGACGTCGGCGACGGCGTCGGCCGCGGACGAGGGGAACGAGCCGGGGACGCTGCACGTGTCGGTCTCTCCGTGGGCCGACGTGAGCGTGGACGGGCGCGCGATGGGCACGACGCCGCTCGCGCCGATGTCGCTCGCGCCGGGGCCGCACTCGGTGGTACTTCGCAACTCCGAGCTGGGCGCGTCGCGCAGCATCTCGGTGACGATCAAGCCCGGCAAGCCCACGCAGGTCCGCGTGGACTTGCGGCGCACGGAGTAG